From Pirellulales bacterium, a single genomic window includes:
- the ndhC gene encoding NADH-quinone oxidoreductase subunit A: MFGPKAAIPSEKPAVRPMQSVMLPLFLLVLAATGLSVGLVTAGKLIGPRREGAVKRMPYESGMNPIHDARRRFDVRFHLVAIAFLVFDVELLFLYPWAVASKPTADGESARGIDRAVQMHLIEGRGIVFAETMVFIALLALGLVYAWRKGVFRWR, translated from the coding sequence ATGTTCGGTCCCAAAGCTGCCATTCCCTCGGAAAAACCTGCGGTTCGCCCTATGCAGAGCGTAATGCTGCCGCTGTTTCTGCTGGTGCTAGCCGCGACCGGCTTATCGGTGGGGCTGGTCACCGCCGGCAAGTTAATCGGGCCCCGGCGCGAGGGGGCTGTCAAGCGCATGCCGTACGAAAGCGGCATGAACCCGATTCACGACGCTCGCCGCCGCTTCGACGTGCGCTTTCATCTGGTGGCAATCGCCTTTCTGGTCTTCGACGTCGAACTCTTGTTCCTTTATCCCTGGGCCGTGGCCAGCAAGCCGACGGCCGACGGCGAATCGGCGCGCGGCATCGATCGGGCGGTGCAAATGCACCTGATCGAGGGGCGCGGAATCGTCTTCGCCGAGACCATGGTCTTCATTGCCCTGTTGGCGCTGGGTCTGGTTTACGCCTGGCGAAAGGGGGTGTTTCGATGGCGCTAG
- a CDS encoding NADH-quinone oxidoreductase subunit B family protein, translating into MALELPENVVVSKLDALASWCRKNSLWPMPFATACCGIELMATGASRHDLARFGAEVFRFSPRQCDLMIVAGRVVMKMLPVLQRIWQQMNEPKWCISMGACASTGGVFDTYAVVQGIDRFIPVDMYVPGCPPRPEQLIQAIIDLQDKIQAEGTINGDEFNLPSRQRQKRALIELPVLPSLPHHHTHR; encoded by the coding sequence ATGGCGCTAGAGCTGCCCGAAAATGTCGTCGTCAGCAAGCTCGACGCACTGGCCAGTTGGTGCCGCAAGAACAGCCTGTGGCCGATGCCTTTCGCCACGGCCTGTTGCGGGATCGAGCTGATGGCCACGGGCGCCAGCCGCCACGACTTGGCGCGATTCGGGGCCGAAGTGTTTCGCTTCAGCCCGCGGCAATGCGATCTGATGATCGTGGCTGGCCGGGTGGTGATGAAGATGTTGCCGGTGCTGCAGCGCATCTGGCAGCAGATGAACGAACCGAAGTGGTGCATCTCGATGGGGGCCTGCGCCTCGACCGGCGGTGTGTTCGACACCTATGCGGTGGTACAGGGGATCGACCGCTTCATCCCGGTCGACATGTACGTGCCCGGCTGCCCGCCACGTCCCGAGCAATTGATCCAGGCGATCATCGATCTGCAGGACAAGATTCAGGCCGAGGGAACGATCAACGGCGACGAGTTCAACTTGCCTTCGCGGCAGCGGCAGAAGCGGGCATTGATCGAGTTGCCCGTGCTGCCGAGCCTTCCGCATCATCACACACACCGCTAG
- a CDS encoding NADH-quinone oxidoreductase subunit C, whose translation MIQSATLEKLTAAFPQLAHSEFRGQARVVVPKDAFGAVLPWLKKQAGFDLLVDVTCVDYLNYRDAQDRFGLVYLLASTATNERLSVRVFLNEPDLAIPSVVPLWEGANWMEREVYDMFGIVFEGHPDLRRILLPDEFEAYPLRKDYPLQGRGERHNFPVLTRDRG comes from the coding sequence ATGATCCAGTCCGCCACGCTCGAAAAACTTACTGCCGCGTTTCCGCAACTGGCGCACAGCGAATTTCGCGGCCAGGCGCGCGTGGTGGTCCCCAAGGATGCGTTCGGCGCCGTGCTGCCGTGGCTCAAGAAGCAGGCGGGCTTCGATCTGCTGGTCGACGTCACCTGCGTCGACTATTTGAACTATCGCGACGCGCAAGATCGGTTCGGCCTGGTGTACCTGCTGGCTTCGACCGCCACGAACGAGCGTCTCTCGGTCCGCGTGTTTTTGAACGAGCCGGATCTGGCTATTCCGTCCGTCGTTCCCTTGTGGGAAGGGGCCAACTGGATGGAGCGCGAGGTGTACGACATGTTCGGGATCGTGTTCGAAGGGCATCCCGATTTGCGCCGCATCCTGCTGCCGGACGAATTCGAGGCCTATCCCTTGCGCAAGGACTATCCCTTGCAAGGGCGTGGCGAGCGGCACAACTTCCCCGTGCTGACCAGGGATCGAGGCTAG
- the nuoD gene encoding NADH dehydrogenase (quinone) subunit D — protein MPLEPATLTAEAPRDEAQDYIWTLNFGPQHPATHTTLRLVLKLDGERVVDAVPDIGYLHSGFEKIGESLNYNQYVTVTDRMNYISPMANNVAWHCAVEKLLGLEIPPRCKYLRTILCELARISDHLLCNGAVGLDVGAFTYFLYAFNRREDLYDIFETLCGARFTNSYTRVGGVMHDATPLFVELVREFVRTFPKTLDDMDRLLNRNRIFVDRTKGVGILTKEQAINRSCSGPVARGSGVTRDLRKDEPYLAYSDLDFQVCCATAGDCYARYLVRMAEMRESLKIVEQAIENLPSGPVNVDIGERTTIPTKREVYSTIEGCISHFELTMSNRGFEVPCEESYGAIESPNGELGFYLCGDGSEVAYRARCRPPSFIHFAVFPHLIRGHTLSDVVAVLGSLNIIAAELDR, from the coding sequence ATGCCGCTCGAGCCCGCCACACTCACTGCCGAAGCGCCCCGCGACGAAGCCCAGGATTACATCTGGACGCTCAACTTCGGTCCGCAGCATCCGGCCACGCACACGACGCTGCGGCTGGTGCTGAAGCTGGACGGCGAGCGCGTGGTCGACGCGGTGCCGGACATCGGCTACCTGCACTCGGGCTTCGAGAAGATCGGCGAGAGCCTGAACTACAACCAGTACGTCACGGTCACCGACCGGATGAACTACATCTCGCCGATGGCCAACAACGTGGCCTGGCACTGTGCGGTCGAAAAGCTGCTGGGGCTCGAAATTCCGCCCCGCTGCAAGTACCTCCGCACCATTCTTTGCGAGCTGGCGCGCATCAGCGATCACTTGCTGTGCAACGGGGCCGTCGGCCTCGACGTGGGTGCGTTCACGTACTTCCTGTACGCCTTCAATCGCCGCGAAGACCTGTACGACATCTTCGAAACGCTGTGCGGCGCGCGCTTCACGAACAGCTACACCCGCGTCGGCGGTGTGATGCACGATGCCACGCCGCTGTTCGTGGAGCTGGTGCGCGAGTTCGTGCGGACGTTCCCCAAAACGCTCGACGACATGGACCGGTTGCTGAACCGCAACCGCATCTTTGTCGATCGCACCAAGGGAGTGGGCATCCTCACCAAGGAGCAAGCGATCAATCGCAGTTGCTCAGGGCCGGTCGCACGCGGCAGCGGCGTGACGCGCGACTTGCGCAAAGACGAGCCTTACCTGGCGTACAGCGATCTCGATTTTCAGGTTTGTTGTGCCACGGCCGGCGATTGCTACGCCCGCTACCTGGTGCGCATGGCCGAAATGCGCGAGAGCCTGAAGATCGTCGAGCAGGCGATCGAGAACCTTCCGTCGGGTCCCGTGAATGTCGACATTGGCGAGAGGACGACGATTCCCACGAAGCGCGAAGTCTATTCGACGATCGAGGGCTGCATTTCGCACTTCGAGCTGACGATGAGCAATCGCGGCTTCGAAGTGCCTTGCGAAGAAAGCTACGGCGCGATCGAGAGTCCGAACGGCGAGCTGGGCTTTTACCTTTGCGGCGATGGCAGCGAAGTGGCGTACCGTGCCCGCTGCCGGCCCCCTTCGTTCATTCACTTCGCCGTGTTCCCGCACTTGATCCGCGGCCACACACTGTCGGACGTGGTGGCGGTGCTAGGCAGCTTGAACATCATTGCAGCGGAGCTGGATCGGTAG
- a CDS encoding NAD(P)H-dependent oxidoreductase subunit E, with protein sequence MATPERVLTDEMVEAIKALFPRYPTRQAVTLPALHIVNERLRYVPIAAVVEIARLLDLAPAEVQDTLSFYGFFKQDAPHGRTRAWVCRSISCALRGGEEVLEHMCHTLGVKPGETTKDGRVTLEFGECLGACDFAPCMLAGKTLYKDLTIEKADAWMSSLSTAEAGGQVEGPDVGGRGGQER encoded by the coding sequence ATGGCAACTCCCGAGCGCGTACTCACTGACGAGATGGTCGAGGCGATCAAGGCACTCTTCCCGCGTTATCCGACGCGGCAGGCCGTGACGCTGCCGGCGTTGCACATCGTCAACGAGCGGCTGCGCTACGTGCCGATCGCGGCCGTGGTCGAGATCGCCCGGCTGTTGGACCTGGCCCCGGCCGAGGTGCAGGACACGCTCAGCTTTTACGGGTTCTTCAAGCAGGACGCGCCGCACGGCCGCACCCGGGCGTGGGTGTGCCGCTCGATCAGTTGCGCGTTGCGCGGCGGCGAAGAAGTGCTCGAGCACATGTGCCACACGCTGGGAGTGAAGCCGGGCGAGACGACCAAGGACGGCCGCGTGACGCTCGAGTTTGGCGAATGCCTGGGGGCCTGCGACTTTGCCCCGTGCATGCTGGCCGGCAAGACCTTGTACAAAGACCTGACCATCGAGAAGGCGGACGCATGGATGTCGAGCCTATCGACCGCCGAGGCAGGCGGACAGGTCGAAGGTCCCGATGTGGGTGGGCGTGGGGGGCAAGAAAGATGA